A window of Vanessa cardui chromosome 16, ilVanCard2.1, whole genome shotgun sequence genomic DNA:
TTTAAGCACTAAATACGGATAAGATTTTCGTTTGCGTAAATGTCAATGTTATTTAACAAACTTTGAATCAAAGGTAGCGTAGGTTTATTGATCTAAATATGTGGGTATTAAATCCTTTCTAACAAGGCTGCCTCGGACAATCACGAGTCACGACATAGACGCATGCGCATTAATACTTAATCTATACAATATGATATCGCAACCCTGTTTGCCTGATATTTggttaaaatatattggtaatatttgatattaccGGGATAAATATATGtccaaataatgttataaaattattgcaacATACATAATATGGTAGATTTCTTAATTTCATAGTATAAGAGGtgctatttattatttgtggCTAATTACAGTAGCGCTCTGATACTCCAAATGAGTCACAACAAAACGAGCTATTGATCTGGTAGTAGAATGGCTAAGTGATAAATAAAGCAAGTACCCACCCAGATCTAGACGGTTTTACACAAAGCCCTTCTAGTATCAGatatatacttaatatgattttgaaatacttataaacattttatccaTTAGTGTCTTATGGACTtgtgaaatatataacattcaAGTTATTATTTGGAACGTTTACATTtccaaaacaaatacatttttcaaataagcgccaattatgatgaaaacgttTAAATAATTGAAGGTGAATAATATGGTAGTAGCCAGTAATTAAACTAACTAATTACATTCCAATTTAGTCGGCGAACAGAATAAAGCTCGTTTCAAATGTACAGATATACCAAGAAACGAGTTGTCAatatctgtattattatttaaattaccctTCAAGCGCCGAAGAGATAAATCTTTTATCAACAAATGCCTCTTggcaaaatcaatatatatattttttgcagcaAGGTTTTTGTCATTCGTTTCTAGAAAATAATTCCACGGGTAGTTTAACATTTTCTAATGAAAGTTACATTAAAACCCCAATAAGGAATGGAATTAAACTCATCAATCGACAAATATCAGGCTACATCAAATTTTATGacttatgataattattttatttaatgacctTACGATACTTGAGATCTCcaagttatattaatttcaacatattatatcaatttcaattctacacttcaatttatattagacaaatttaaataaagcaaattatttacatattcgaAAAAACTGTAACCaaataggttatatatatttctaaaactaAGGAAAATGACATTAGTCTTTATGTCAGGTCTTCCACTACcctattatttcaattatattgtgTAATTCCAATAATTCTATCTCAAAGGTTACCTGGAAATGTTACAATAAGCAATAAGGTCGCCTTCGCAAGCTTTTATCACATTGTTTACCTTATCCAACCATTTGTGTAATTGTAtgcaataaagtttataaataaattatattttgaagtgGTGCTTAATAACATTCACCACAATGATAAACTTATAAGTGCCAGCGGAGCgagttttacattattatttaatttaagtgatgtatattaaataaaattaatgaagaaaACACAGGCATACAATTGtcgaaatgtaaaaattatacagTTTACCTaacttttcattaaattttgtttttaaattaagtttactataaaacattatctctcatttaaatatattaaaattaatacgtatgttttatttcgtttatgCGCTTTTGTTAATCTTTGACCTGACTGACTGGGAACGTTAAAGAATATAGTTGCTGACAGTACGCGTTGTTTTCTGACTTAACATTAATgaataatagatggcgctattATTTCAGTAGTCGAATTTAAATCGATATCATTgtacgaaaaaattaaaaaaaaaattgacctcCATATAAAAACGTGGCCATATAATCTCTTATTATATACGAGGACGAAGTTGAGTGTTGAAGGTAGTAAATATCGAGAGCTTCAATTTTCGGCATCTATTTACGCGTAACGACTAATGTTACACTTTTTATACCTTATAAGAAGTTTGGCCTCGACAGGTCGTTGCCGTTAACGAGAATGTCAAGTTCAAGTCAATAAAAACACGAAATGATATTGTAAAAACTTGATCACTTTCACGGCCTACCGACATCACGGACGTAAATATCTGGtctatttattcaaaacaatgactatttcagtttaaattgtttacaaacTCATCTATGTAAGCTCGCGTCGTgtatgtttagatttaaaaaaatatataacgaattttattaaaaataatagtaaccaaaataaataaataaatatgagacaacatcacatacattactctgatcccaatgtaagtagctaaagcacttgtgttatggaaatcagaaataacgacggtaccacaaacacccagacccaagacaacatagaaaactaatggtaaatctacatcgactcggccgggaatcgaacccgggacccatgaaatcggtgtacacactactcgaccacggaggtcgaggTAATAAATAATGGGAACAtgttaatagtataatattatgatgaaatattagacgaataatttaaattgtggGATTAATAGaactgttattatataataaaggttTAACATACGCTGTTTCGAAATTTTGAAAACATGACGAACATTCTTCGAAATGTTATCACGCTGACTGAGAACTAAAACGTGATACTCTATGATGGTAACTGTAGTCTTCCCAAAACGTTTCAAGTATTCCGCGATAAGCGAAGCgggattatatattaataattaattttgtattaataaatatatagtagtaATCGATATtggcaaatatattataattatatagtatattataaaatataaacatataaatactgTTCTGTATGTAACACAGATGTATGATGTTAAACctctttttatgtttttttttattgagttttgTTTAACTTATtgtctaaattataataaatatttcattattatgatGTTAATTATTCTGTAATATAAGTTGAagcacattattatataaaatgtttttgttatttcttaCCAGCTTGTACATTTTGATGGGGGTTTGGTGAAAGGATTACTTAGAACCGAAGAAGAAGGGAGTAGGTACGAATGTGCAAAGGGCCTAGAACTACCGAGCTTTTATAGGGCTTAGAGACATAACTCGGCCAAATCTGTCTAACCCTACCAGCTGGGCCTAGGTCATCGATATCAATTTTAATCTGATATCTCGGTacagatagaaaaataaatcaatataaaaataaaaattaattacttaaaaaacaaaaagcaatCATATACATCTGCgtaaaagtcgagatggcccagtggttagaacgcgtgcatcttaaccgatgattgcgggttcaaacccaggcaagcaccgctcatttatgtgcttaatttgcctttataattcatctcgtgctcagcggtgaaggaaatcatcgtgaggaaacctgcatgtgacaaatttcatagaaattctgtcacatgtgtattccaccaacccgcattggaacagcgtggtggaatatgtaccaaacattctcctcaaagggagaggagaccgtTAGcctccaatccaatccaatccatcagcccatttccgtccactgctggacataggcctctccaattgcacgccactgagatcgttcttgggctactcgcatccagctcctgccagccgtcttgcgtaagtcgtcactccaccgtgcccgaggacgtcctacactacgtttgccgagacgtggtctccactctagaacacgtttcccctaacggttatcggttctgcggcaaatatggccagcccactgccacttcagcttactaatccggtgggctatgtcgatgactttggttctctggcggatcgcctcatttctgatgcgatcccgcagagaaacgccgagcatagccctttccatagcacgctgagcgactttaaactggtggaccagccttgccgtgagtgtccacgtttcggctccgtatgtcatgacgggtaggacgcactggttgaagactttcgtcttaaggcactgtgggatcgacgatgtaaagattcgacgtaattttccaaacgctgcccaacctagctgaattcttctattcacctcgtcctcaaggttgtttctaccaaatcgcagagtctgcccaaggtagacatatttttgaacaacttcgaggacggtaccgtgtatcgcaatcggttccggtagaacatgttcactGAACATGACCTttgttttatccaagttcatccgtaggccgatacgcatagaagactcagccagatcgttcagcatttgttgtaggtcctgcagcgtttctgctacgatgacgatgtcgtccgcaaatctcaagtgagagatgtattcgccattgatgttgatgccacgtcctttccagttcagtgtcttgaacatatcctccattgcattagtgaacaatttgggggaaataacgtccccttgtctcactcctcgatgcaatggtatgggatttgtttgctgattctgtactcggacggacatggtggcggcttcgtagagacatctcatcacttggttatatcgccaatcaacttggcaacgctgcagggactccagaacagcccagatttcaaccgagtcaaaggccttctcatagtccacgaatgcaagacacaggggccgattatactcttgggacttctgtataatctgccgcactgtgtggatgtggtctatggtggcgtatccggtccgaaacccggcctgttctgggggttggaattcgtcgaatcttcgcgcaagacggttcgtgatcactcttgaaaacagcttatagacgtgactcagtagggatatgggacgatagttcttcagcagggttttgtctccctttttgaagaacaggacgaccacactcctactccacgcctccggagttctcccttcgaagaggacagagttaaaaagcttttggagttccttgagtaccggattacctcctgcttttaataactctatagtaataccgtcctctccaggggcttttccatttttaagctgtttaagagcaatctcaatttcgccaacactgacttcaggcaggtcttctgagaaatggcgtgttaatgtagctctagaatcctcattttcgggatcaggtcgaggtgcatgcgatgcgtataattggccgtagaagtcctctacttccgaaagaactgccgtcttggaagaaacgacttctccacttgatgtggtcaactccgtcaggtggctccttccaagagattgtacgaacaccttagacccccgattctgctcgattgctctttcaatcgtaagagtattggagcaccgaaggtcgtgtcgtacgcgcttgctgatctctcggtttagttgccgcttctctgacgaagtgacaggtgggttttcacgtcgtttcttcattagccctaaggtctcttctgaaagtttggacttcctgcccttacgctgcatgccacaaaatcttgtaccttcttccctgagaattcgaactacattttctagggtctggtttacgtctgttgtggttttcacggcagcgaatcggttctccaggtttgactggaacgtttcagatcccgcaatgggttggagcagatttggtcggagcgtggacttcatcagacggacgcgctctgccctaaaatcgatattcagagagcctcggacaagtcggtgatcactaccggtgttgaacctgttgatcacagagacgtctctgaatatgtgcctcttgtctgtcatgatgaagtctatctcatttttggtcatagtgtcggggctttgccacgtccacttcctttggggctgtttcttgaagaaggagttcatcaagaagagcccctcccgttcgaggaagttgacaagcatttgccccctatgattcctacttcaaaatccatggggtcctactaccgattcgctgcaattctgtactcccactttagcgttaaagtcccccatgacaacgttgtagtgggttttcgtggtgaagtggagggccctcgatatatcatcgaataattcttccacttcatcgtccgagtgtgtcgaggtcggtgcgtacgcttgcaccaccttgaggctgtacctctcggtgagctttattacgaggtacgcaaccctgttcgacacactggagatttccacaacgttgtcagctagggacttatttaccagaaacccaacgccaccttgggattgttggtctccctctcggaagtacattaggtggcccgaatcgagggttacggtgtcctctccctctctccggATTTCACAtaaccctaatatgtgccacctaattttcccaagttctacctcaagttgcgccagatgcgagtcaagccgtagcatgcgtccgttgtacgtcgcaagggtcagtcggttgtggtggcctcccgtagcccggtgattcttagcaccccctgTCCCGACGTTACCATCATcaccaccatgacgaggaatagcggggctgccgggaactgggggccgtggcttgtgtgagtgctgcatatagaggatattgcccataatcgccacgctgggcaggcgtgttggcgatcgcagaacgtagctactcgcaccggtgacgctgctgcccgtcatcggcctgtggtatttagctacgtttattttgatggttataccgccatcattcGGTCGCCAAAGCCTCGTTTGCTAgttggcaggatgcaccacgggcaggtgaggttggcttggggcgcttagatgtaatttgcgcccccttacatcctaccgttagcctagcagtgggaatttacaggctgttgttgttgttgtatacatctACGTAAGAGATAAATTTGTGTATAGCcatacgtaaaataaaataatgttttctaaCGTGAACGatttcattcgttcattcattcgtaaaaacaaagaaatgtcTACGCTTTAATTGCAGTACATTAACACTAAATACGTttctaaatatcaattaaaactgtgttgaatttatcaaaacattgtaacaatacataattattacatcaTTGGCATTCGAATGttctgttattttgttttatgatataaattcaAGGTAAAACTTTTTgcttgttgttttgtttttatctttataattcaattataataaacatggAATAATTAATGAAGTGGCCATATTGAAATTGATAGAAGTTATTTAAATCAGTGATAGCCTTAGTGAtgttgtaagttttattttaaactttcctCGCGTGTTACGGTGTCCGTTTTAATTTGTTATGCAAAATAttcctatatcctttcttggagttttagtttgctccataccaaatttcatcaaattcggttcagcggcttaatcgtgaaagagcgacatacagacagagcttgctttgcttttatttataatattataatatagattttatcaaataacgatattttttatttaaatttatttaattcaagaaggaattatataaaatattttcaattgtcTCTTGAAAGAGAAATTTTAAAGGACTCTACAAAACTTTACTGACTTATATTCACTGACTAAAAATTCAAAGTTAcgttgaataaaaatgtatattgtatactgaaacaagaaataataatcattagaaTACTCTAAAATAACCTGATAATGTTTTTGCTAACCGTACATCGACCACTTGGTTCTACTGttgaacttatttttaattccacTCATTCCATGCATACAATATACGGCGATGAAAGAACTTTGATATTTACAATACGAACACTAAGAAAAATCATCAAAGAATATCAAgtgaatgattaaataaatcaaaataaaataaataattaactagaaataactattataaaatagttaaaacatTATCATAGgcgatattttttaagaatcagatgtagtattttatttaatattttatataagtaaagttttgatatttataactttattttaaagataaagtaTTCGTTATTTAGtaattgtttgtatataaatcaCATGAATATCAAAACTATTTGATCCACCTAAGACATACTTTCCTGGCTAtgagtaaagtaaataaaatttatttatctttgccTTTATGAAAATTGCTTGTTTGTAACACATGACACTTTTAGAGCAATAGATATACGAGTATTTTGCAGAGTATTTAACAATTAGAACCAGAACCTGTAAaaaggtttattattataaatctttattatctattttattattatatgaatattataaatgtggatgTCCACTCTGTCTGTCTacctgtttgtcgctctttcacgaacaaaccgctgaacccaattcaatgaaatttggtatgaagcaaacttgaactccaagaaaggctatttatttgcctaacacatgacaaccaacgccctaaTACTTGAGCAGACCCGCAACCAACTACTAGTAAATCATATATTAACactttaaaagattatttttttttgtacaaaataaaaacgaaacactaatttttattttactttaattcatTACTTAGCAAACAAATAGAATACCAGATGTTAAATTTTTGTCACCGTCCATTAACATTATTGTCGTTAGAAATTTATACGCCATTTCCCTTGTACtgaacaacaatactaagtattattttttgacgGTAGAATGTCTCATGTATACTGACCAATAAGAAAATTTTCTAGCAACCTTATCTGTATGTTCGTGACTTTAgtgaatgtttgtgtataaaatcaaaataaactatattcaagaaggcttttacaaacacttttgaatcgtcattttacaattaaatgaagctaccaccggttcggaaagtagattctaccgagaagaaccagcaagaaactcagttgttactcttttttaacatttaaaaaatacaaagtcatgttagttaaatacaattatttcaattaatttatcatgCTTGGAAGTCAAGAGGTATTAACAGGTATCGATCAATTACATTACtacttatgttattaattaattatcttatttgaTTAAGACTGTGGTTCGAggtgttatatgtttatatcgAAGTTACCGATACTACACTgtaaaatagataattttaataagttactAAATTCAGGTTTAAtaccataattttattaataaacagataATAATAGGTCCATCATCACCAGTTTGATTAACAATGTAGTTATGGCTGTCTATAAAATAGTTGTTGAGTATTTTTGATTGTTTATCATAtagaatgttttaaatattaattgaacgAATATCTTAAAACAAAGAGTTTAATAGATATTATGAATTAGTCTATGGCTCTAGTTTATACCTATCTCGTTACGTTAGCTAAACGAGGGCAGGCCGTTTCAATGACACTAATCGGTGGTCAGCTTGTTATCATTTCATATCACGACACAggcattcattattttatttttaatgagtaaTAGTATAACACTCatttctatcaaaatatttgatcctgttttattatcttaatgaGCTTTATGAATACGactaaaatctttttatttatgttattattcacaataaaatatttaagtgcaACGTTAAAAAACAACATACACTATAAACTTAgctgtatattttgtatatggtATTAATTACGCATACTTAAGAACAAATAAAAGGATGTTTTTTAtggaacaattatttaatatataattatttattcatataatataatatatacatatacctacatatataacaatataacacAGCTTTTTTGAGCAAGTCACTGGGCAATGATAACACCAAAATTTGCTTATAAGTAGTAGGGGGCGGAGACGTATCTAGCTGCAGCTACGTATGGGTTGGCGAGGTAAGGAGAGGCGGCTGCGACGTAAGGGGAAGCGGCAGCGACGTAAGGGGCAGGGGCTGCTGCAACGTAGGGAGCGGAGGCGACGACTGGGGCAGCAACAGCGTGGTTGACTGAGTGTGCGGAGTATGAACTAGCGTAGGGAGCCACAGCGTATGCCGCGGGCGCTACTGCGGGAGCCACAAGCGCGGCTGGTGCAGCAGCGAGCGGCAGCACTCCGGCATTGGCGGCGGCGACGGCGAGGGAGAAGATtacctttaaaatataacaacattaatatatattcataaaatgttgaataaaagagtattatacaaattatttttttcttttattcgatatattatcaaaatataaaaatacttacaacaAATTTGGCGATCATTTTGCTTGATTTGGTGACTGCTCACTTGTTAGTTCACTAAAGGATTCGATGGACTGTGTCGTCTCGAAGGTACCATCACATTTTATACCAAATGCTCATTTCATTGAGCAATGGTACGTACGACGAATACGTAGCTAACTAATGCGCAGGACATCGCTGTTGGCACCACGATTTTTGACCCAGACTCGGCTGACGGGCAATGCATTCTAATTTAAACTTTGTGTACATCAATTTCACTGTAGGTTATATAACGGCCGAAAGGGAAAAGTACTTCCTAGGTTACTAGCAAATACACCACTATTTGACTAGAATAAAACTAGTATTATCTGTAATTAGGTTAACTGTTAACATAATCTTTAAAAACGTTAAGAATAAAGTCCTACAGTCGGTTTAAACGGCAATTAAATGATTGCTTAATTTCATCCTTCTTTTGTCCATCCATGGTAGACGACAATACTTACACATTTCTTAATCTACTATTTTACAGTAGACTTATTATGTTTTATCTTGTACcagaataattataatctttttttttgtattattattgcttatttactttaattttattcaagtagtttaTCATATCAATATTCAGGTCCATTTAGTTTCTATTTGtaacagaaattacaaaatgtatttgtcAATAGTATATTTGTGTGTATGAAACACATAAGTATGCAGGTCTTATTGCAACTTGCAtcgacgaaaaaataaatacaatgaaaaaagTTTCCCAATGTGATCCATTTCTCCACGCGATCCATCGCGAATCCAAATCGACCGACCGCAATCcgtcaaatgtttattttgtcgAACGTTATCTGAATCACAATAAACAAAGTATAAAAGCCTTTAACATTTTGATGTTAGACACACTTCTCATCCTCTTTTCAATAAGGAAGGTCCACTTCTAAAAACAAGCAATATGTTTTCCTTGAAATCTGTAAGCATtgctttttcttattattattttaattaaatcaattatgacTTTACATTATACTAATCTAtacttaattcatttattttacagatCGTACTCATTGCTGCAGTATTCGTGGGGGCTGAATGCAGTGCTGTTGTTCCAGCAGTTCCAGCTGCTCCTTTAGTAGCAGCACCAGCTCACGTGGGATACGCTCA
This region includes:
- the LOC124536093 gene encoding cuticle protein 16.5-like — protein: MIAKFVVIFSLAVAAANAGVLPLAAAPAALVAPAVAPAAYAVAPYASSYSAHSVNHAVAAPVVASAPYVAAAPAPYVAAASPYVAAASPYLANPYVAAARYVSAPYYL